acttttttaaaaaaactcatttacaATCTCAGCCCAATATATTTCACTCCTGGGCCGGATAGAGCAAGCTCCAGGTGTATGGGCTTTTAGACCAGCCTACGGCCCAATTCTCCGCATGCATTTTTGACCGTTGAGTGAGGCGTACGAGGGGTGCGGATACACGTCGTGCAGCTAACAATTTCGCCTTCAGATCTGACGTCACCATGCAGGTCACGAGCATTCGAATGGTTTGCTGCGTAAAATCTCAAATCGATCAAACACCGTCCGTTTCTCACGCCGTCAATTAACGGCCCTCATCATCGGGCCCACCCCAACGGCCCCCCTTTCCTTCGTCCTCCTCTCCCTTTTCCTCCTCTCTCAATACATTCGCTCTTCCTCTCCTCGTACCTACATCACGAAACCCTAGTCTCATCGTCTTGTTCTTCTTCGATCGCCATGGGCGAGATGGAGAACTCGAGCATCCTCTCGTACGAGAAGCTCGAGGGCGTGGCGAGCTGGGTGGGGACGAGCGTGGCCTCGGCGTTCTTCGCCTCGCTCGAGCGGTGCTCCTGCATCAACCTCAGCACCGCCGAGGAGGACGAaaacgacgacgaggaggaggccAAGGATCGCCCCCTCA
This genomic window from Ananas comosus cultivar F153 linkage group 3, ASM154086v1, whole genome shotgun sequence contains:
- the LOC109707918 gene encoding uncharacterized protein LOC109707918; this translates as MGEMENSSILSYEKLEGVASWVGTSVASAFFASLERCSCINLSTAEEDENDDEEEAKDRPLMLTKPVLHDDDSTKPSPV